Proteins encoded within one genomic window of Hevea brasiliensis isolate MT/VB/25A 57/8 chromosome 8, ASM3005281v1, whole genome shotgun sequence:
- the LOC110638692 gene encoding lectin-like — MVASSHLFRRHQFFSSIIGTLLLTTAPFTHQTSIEDTSFSFNEFNPENKLDIKLEGDAYTSSSIIELTKDMEVLSSNASVGRATCGRPMHLWDKASGNLADFATHFSFVIYSHNSNRKGSGFAFFLAA; from the exons ATGGTTGCATCCTCCCATTT ATTTCGCAGACATCAATTCTTTAGCTCAATTATCGGCACGCTTTTGCTTACCACCGCGCCTTTCACCCACCAAACATCCATAGAAGACACTAGTTTCAGTTTCAACGAGTTCAACCCAGAAAATAAGCTGGACATAAAGTTGGAGGGAGATGCTTACACATCAAGCTCAATCATTGAACTCACCAAGGACATGGAAGTTTTGAGCTCAAATGCAAGTGTTGGTCGAGCCACATGTGGCAGACCGATGCACCTTTGGGACAAGGCATCTGGTAATCTTGCAGACTTTGCTACCCATTTTTCGTTCGTTATCTACTCGCATAATTCTAATAGGAAAGGCAGTGGCTTTGCGTTCTTCCTTGCTGCATAA